In a single window of the Bacteroidota bacterium genome:
- a CDS encoding helix-turn-helix transcriptional regulator: MSDDDEIEKKKNLLKLFLAGSTLTKRELEIFVLLAQGKKNKVIAAEIHISYYTVKNHRASIYAKLSVKSKFDLWKIAQGLGLV; the protein is encoded by the coding sequence ATGTCCGATGACGATGAAATAGAAAAAAAGAAAAACCTGCTGAAATTATTTCTGGCGGGCTCTACGTTAACAAAACGCGAACTGGAAATTTTTGTGTTGCTTGCTCAGGGAAAAAAGAATAAAGTAATTGCTGCTGAGATTCACATTTCTTATTACACCGTGAAAAACCACCGCGCCAGCATTTACGCAAAGCTTAGCGTGAAAAGCAAATTTGATTTATGGAAAATTGCCCAAGGGCTGGGGCTGGTGTGA
- a CDS encoding gliding motility-associated C-terminal domain-containing protein: MKQSLRFVRLIELRTFVGALWVLLVAVSEISFSQGTWVQKASLPAAGRMQSFAFAIGDSGYVGSGIDGSNSYNDFWLYNSIINTWTQKANFIGGGMAYGLGFAIGNKGYAGIGTTCPNQLFEYDPLNNIWTQKATLPGNQKLAAGTFVIGNEGYVIGGSYYSQELWVYNQSTNSWSQKANYLGAGRTDIDRMPFVLNNKAYVGLGIDTINGYNDFWEYNPILNTYTQKANFPGLGGAGAVGFAIFCTGYVGLGGAYGPTANFGEYDPFTNTWNVISSLTGNNRIDALSFVISNRAFVGLGVSSTNYYSDLWEFIPSIGAITATVFANINTLCNGEITSISASGGINYSWSNGSTNNTIIVSPTMSTSYSVIVSDVCGSDTASITITVNQPPVPLISGNTSICTGDSTILTTSGGVSYSWSTGATTSSLLLSPSSTTIYSVTVVNASGCTGTSASTIIVDPCSSPIDCPNIFIPNAFSPNGDNENDFFLAQGTNCVKDFFLAIYNRWGEKVFESTDPAFKWDGTNQAQGAGDKGQVMNTQVVTYYLKATLIDGNEISKKGNISLVR; encoded by the coding sequence ATGAAACAATCTTTACGTTTTGTCCGATTAATCGAACTCCGTACTTTTGTCGGAGCACTATGGGTTTTGCTCGTTGCGGTTAGCGAGATTTCGTTTTCGCAAGGAACTTGGGTGCAGAAGGCGAGTTTGCCTGCAGCAGGACGAATGCAATCTTTTGCTTTTGCAATCGGAGATAGCGGTTATGTTGGATCTGGAATAGATGGTAGTAATTCCTATAACGATTTTTGGTTATATAATTCTATTATCAACACATGGACTCAAAAAGCAAATTTTATAGGAGGGGGAATGGCATATGGTTTAGGATTTGCAATTGGAAACAAAGGGTATGCAGGAATAGGCACAACATGTCCAAATCAATTATTTGAATATGATCCCTTAAATAATATTTGGACACAAAAAGCAACTTTGCCTGGAAATCAAAAACTGGCTGCTGGAACATTTGTCATTGGTAATGAAGGATATGTTATTGGGGGAAGTTACTATTCACAAGAGTTATGGGTATATAATCAATCAACAAACTCTTGGTCGCAAAAGGCAAATTATCTTGGTGCGGGAAGAACTGATATTGACCGAATGCCTTTCGTATTAAATAACAAAGCTTATGTTGGTCTTGGAATCGACACAATAAATGGTTACAATGATTTTTGGGAATATAATCCAATATTAAATACATATACACAAAAAGCAAATTTTCCTGGGCTAGGAGGAGCTGGAGCAGTAGGATTTGCAATATTTTGTACAGGATATGTCGGCTTGGGAGGGGCATATGGTCCAACTGCCAATTTTGGGGAGTATGATCCTTTTACAAATACATGGAATGTAATTAGCTCCCTCACAGGAAACAATAGAATTGATGCTTTATCATTTGTGATTAGCAACAGAGCTTTTGTAGGATTGGGAGTTAGTAGTACAAATTATTATTCTGATTTATGGGAATTCATTCCGAGTATTGGTGCAATTACAGCAACAGTTTTTGCAAATATTAATACGCTGTGTAATGGAGAAATCACTTCAATCTCAGCATCTGGGGGAATAAATTATTCATGGAGCAATGGTTCAACAAATAATACTATTATAGTTTCTCCTACTATGTCAACAAGCTATTCTGTTATTGTAAGTGATGTGTGCGGAAGCGATACTGCTTCAATAACTATTACTGTAAATCAACCGCCTGTTCCTTTAATATCCGGCAATACATCCATTTGCACAGGAGATTCAACAATACTTACCACTTCAGGCGGAGTTTCGTATTCATGGAGCACGGGAGCAACAACTTCATCACTTCTTCTCTCTCCTTCATCAACTACAATATATTCAGTAACCGTTGTAAATGCAAGCGGGTGTACGGGAACAAGTGCATCTACTATTATTGTTGATCCGTGTTCTTCCCCTATAGATTGTCCGAATATTTTCATTCCTAACGCCTTTTCTCCAAATGGCGATAATGAAAACGATTTTTTCCTCGCACAAGGAACTAATTGTGTGAAAGATTTCTTTCTCGCAATCTACAATCGCTGGGGAGAAAAAGTATTTGAATCAACCGACCCTGCTTTTAAATGGGATGGAACAAATCAGGCACAAGGCGCAGGAGACAAAGGTCAGGTGATGAACACGCAGGTTGTTACTTATTACCTGAAAGCAACTCTTATTGACGGCAACGAGATTTCCAAAAAAGGGAATATCAGTTTAGTCCGATGA